The bacterium nucleotide sequence GCGCGAAGACGGGGGGATGTCGTACTCCCAGCGGCGGGTGGATCTCCTCGACCTGGAGACGAACCGGTTCGCGTCGGAGACGATCGACGCCGTGGTGCGCGTCTCCCCCGACCTGCCGATCGGCCTCTACTCCGTTCGCCGGAGCGCCCTGGTGCGGGATCCGGGCTCCTCCCCCCGTCCATCGGCCGACGGGTGGGTCCTCGAGTTCGGGAAACTCCTGTCGGAGACCCAGTTCGTGCCGTACATGCGCGAGATGCTGGGGATCCTGCGGGAAGCCTACGAATACCCGGTGGACACGGAGTTCACCGCGAACTTCCTTCCCGACGGGCGGTTCCTCGTCAACCTCGTGCAGTGCCGCCCCCTTCAGGTGAAGGAGGGGGGACACATCGTCGATCCGCCGAAGAAGATCCCGCGGAACGCCCTCCTTCTCGAGTCGCGCGGGCCGGTCATCGGTCAAAGCTCGCTGTCGCGGATCGACCGCGTGATCTTCGTCGACCCCTCCGCCTACTCCGCGCTGTCGCAAAGGGACCGCCCCTCCGTCGGGCGCCTCATCGGCAGGATCGTCCACCTTCCGGGGGAAGATGCCCGGCGAAATGTCCTTCTGCTCGGTCCCGGGCGGTGGGGGACGAGCACGCCGTCCCTCGGGGTGCCGGTCTCGTTCGCCGAGATCGACAAGGTCTCCGTGATCTGCGAGATCATCGGGGTGGGGATGCCCGTGGTCCCCGACGTGTCGCTCGGGACCCACTTCTTCAACGACCTGGTCGAGGCGGACATGCTGTACCTGGCGGTCAACCCGACGCGGCGCGGGGATTCCCTGAACCTGGAGTTCCTCTCCGGCGCACGGAACCGCCTCGCGGAGCTGGTCCCGGAGGATGCGGAGTGGGCGGGCGTCGTCCGGGTGATCGATTTCCCCGGCGCGGGAGACGGGCGGCTTCCGTACCTGAACGCGAACTCCTTCCGCCAGCGCGTCGTCTGCTACCTTGCCTCCTCAGGGCAGGAAACGTAAGGAGTCATCAAGCGGAATTACAGGGAAATATTGCCCGGAGTCGCCTCCATCTCCGCGTGATACTCCCTCCCTCGCTTCCGCTCCGTCCGCCATCCCTGGCGTCCTGCGCTGGCGGTCGTTTTCGCCTCTCGCCCTCCATGGCTACGTCGAAAACTCACGCCCGCTCGGAAGGGGTATCCCGCTCCGCGGCGTCTCCGGAAACGCTGCGGTCTTTATGAAACACTCCGCTACGGTTCCCCGGCTCGCGGGCGGTAGCGGGTCGCGCGGCCGGATCCCAGGCGCCGCAGCGCGCCGAGGGCGACCAGGCGGTTGAGCGTCTGCTTCGCCGTCTCGCGCGGGAGGCCGAGCTTCGACGCCGCCCGGCGGTTCGTCACTTCCCCCTCCCTCGCCGCGATCTCCATCACGGCGGCCTGGTTCGCCGACAGCGCACCTTCGCAGGGGAGCCTCGCGATGACCTCGTTCGCCTCCCGCCGCTGCATCTCCTCCAGCGCGTCGAGGAAGGCGAACAGCCAGGGGGAGATGTCGGGACGCGGCAGGTTCCGGCTCAACTGGCTTCGACGCAGGGCGAGGTAATACTCGTCCCGGCGGCCGTGGATCGCCGCGTCGAGGGAGCCGTACGGCAGATACGCGTGTCCGCACCGCAGGAGAAGGAGGTTCGTGAGCAGTCGTCCCACCCGTCCGTTTCCGTCCGCGAACGGCCGGATGGCGAGGAACTCGAGGAGGTACGCCGCGACGACGAGCAGGGGGTGGAACTCTCCGCCTTCCAGCCGCGAGGGAAGCCACCCGGTGAGGGTCTCCATCTGCGCGGGGATCAGGAGAGGCCCCGGGGAGCGAAGCGCGACCGGCTCCGACAGAAAATCCCGATCGCTCCGTTCGCGAAGTCCGGCCGACTTGTACCTGCCGGCGCGAACCCGCTCCCCGAGGACGTGCCGGAACACCGCCGCGTGCAGGGCAAGGAGACGATCTTCCGTCGGCGGGGCCGAAGCGTATCCCTCGAAGACGGCCCGCAGCGCGTCGGCGTACCCCGTGACCGCCCCCGGACGGTTCTCCCCCGCGATCCGGCAGGAAGCCGCGGCGGACCGGGATGCGACGGACTCCCGGACGCGTCGGAGGATTCGGGTCCCGGGCTTCGGGGCGCTTTCCCATCGTCCGCGGAACGCCTCGATCGCCGACAGGCGGCGAAGCAGGCCGTGGAGCGCTCCCGCCGGGATCTCCCGCAGCCGCCCGTCGAACCGGTCCCTCAAGGAAGTTTCTCCGTATCCGGTCCCATATGCCCGATTATACCCGATTCTACCGTCTTTACTTGACCCCCCGGACGGGAAGTTTACATTGGAGGACGCGGCGGGGATCCCGGCGCAATTTGTTTACGAGGCGAAAAGGAGAAGAGCGATGGCGATGGTGGAACGCGTGGAGGCGATCTATCAGGACGTGGTGAAGAGGAACCCGGGCGAGGTCGAGTTCCATCAGGCGGTCAAGGAGGTCCTGGAGTGCCTCGGGCCGGTCCTGGTGAAGTACCCCGACTTCACCGAGGCGAAGATCATCGAGCGGATCTGCGAACCCGAGCGGCAGACGATCTTCCGGGTACCCTGGCAGGACGACCGCGGGCAGGTGCAGATCAACCGCGGCTTCCGGGTGCAGTTCAACAGCGCGCTCGGACCGTACAAGGGGGGTCTCCGGTTCCATCCCTCGGTCTACCTCGGGATCATCAAGTTCCTCGGGTTCGAGCAGATCTTCAAGAACTCCCTCACGGGATTGCCGATCGGCGGCGCCAAGGGAGGGTCGG carries:
- a CDS encoding Fic family protein — translated: MRDRFDGRLREIPAGALHGLLRRLSAIEAFRGRWESAPKPGTRILRRVRESVASRSAAASCRIAGENRPGAVTGYADALRAVFEGYASAPPTEDRLLALHAAVFRHVLGERVRAGRYKSAGLRERSDRDFLSEPVALRSPGPLLIPAQMETLTGWLPSRLEGGEFHPLLVVAAYLLEFLAIRPFADGNGRVGRLLTNLLLLRCGHAYLPYGSLDAAIHGRRDEYYLALRRSQLSRNLPRPDISPWLFAFLDALEEMQRREANEVIARLPCEGALSANQAAVMEIAAREGEVTNRRAASKLGLPRETAKQTLNRLVALGALRRLGSGRATRYRPRAGEP